One window from the genome of Brachyspira sp. SAP_772 encodes:
- the pncB gene encoding nicotinate phosphoribosyltransferase, with protein sequence MDNIINSLLDTDLYKFTMQQCALRQFSNVWVKYIFKSRNVLEWTQEMHDEFLKQIKHFCNLTFQKHELEYLSSLRFIKKDYIEFLKLYRPLEEHINASFDDNKLTVSIEGPWYQTIIWEIPILAMISEIYYHYSICKTNGEKEVYKQGELNLIKKLDEKLLPIYKAENGFKFSDFGTRRRFSFKWQDRAISILKEKVPSDCLVGTSNVYFAQKYNLLAVGTNAHEYYQVGQALDKVRLAESQKFMLQSWVNEYRGDLGIALSDTLGTDKFLKDFDLYFAKLYDGIRHDSGDPIEWGYKVIKHYKDLRIDPKTKTLLFSDSLNFDKAYNIYKEFKNEAKVTFGIGTFIMNDFEPIAKPLNIVMKLQMVNGKPVAKLSDDEGKTMCDDKEFLHYLKIVAME encoded by the coding sequence ATGGATAATATAATAAATAGTTTGCTTGATACTGATTTATATAAATTCACAATGCAGCAATGTGCTTTAAGGCAATTTTCTAATGTTTGGGTAAAATATATTTTTAAAAGCAGGAATGTATTAGAATGGACTCAAGAAATGCATGATGAGTTTTTAAAGCAAATAAAACATTTTTGCAATCTAACATTTCAAAAACATGAACTTGAATATTTATCTTCACTTAGATTTATAAAAAAGGATTATATAGAGTTTCTAAAGCTTTATAGACCTTTAGAAGAACATATTAATGCTTCTTTTGATGATAATAAATTAACCGTTTCTATAGAAGGGCCTTGGTATCAAACTATTATTTGGGAAATACCTATACTTGCTATGATAAGTGAAATATATTATCACTACTCTATTTGTAAAACTAATGGAGAAAAAGAGGTTTATAAGCAAGGTGAATTAAATTTAATAAAAAAATTAGATGAAAAATTGCTTCCTATATACAAGGCGGAAAATGGTTTTAAATTTTCTGATTTTGGTACTAGAAGAAGATTTTCTTTTAAGTGGCAAGATAGGGCTATTTCAATATTAAAAGAGAAAGTTCCTAGTGATTGTTTAGTAGGCACAAGCAATGTGTATTTTGCTCAGAAATATAATTTACTTGCGGTGGGCACTAATGCTCATGAATATTATCAAGTTGGTCAGGCTTTAGATAAAGTGAGGCTTGCGGAGAGTCAGAAATTTATGCTTCAATCTTGGGTTAATGAATATAGGGGCGATTTAGGCATTGCATTATCAGACACTTTAGGAACGGATAAATTCTTAAAAGATTTTGATTTATATTTTGCAAAACTCTATGACGGCATAAGGCATGATTCTGGAGACCCTATTGAATGGGGTTATAAAGTTATAAAGCATTATAAAGATTTAAGAATTGATCCTAAAACTAAAACACTCCTTTTTTCTGATAGTCTTAATTTTGACAAAGCTTATAACATATATAAAGAGTTCAAAAACGAAGCTAAAGTTACATTTGGAATAGGCACATTTATTATGAATGATTTTGAGCCTATTGCTAAACCTTTAAATATTGTAATGAAACTTCAGATGGTTAATGGTAAGCCTGTTGCTAAGTTATCTGATGATGAAGGCAAAACTATGTGCGATGATAAAGAGTTTTTACATTATTTAAAAATTGTTGCTATGGAATGA
- a CDS encoding AtpZ/AtpI family protein gives MKSNNNIKNGIKYTALGIEFGSIILGLAFVGNLADKKLNTSPLFTIAGIFFGFISGIYRLYQLSKIIERNKK, from the coding sequence ATGAAGAGCAATAATAATATAAAAAATGGAATAAAATACACTGCTTTGGGTATTGAGTTTGGAAGTATAATCTTAGGGCTTGCTTTTGTTGGAAATTTGGCTGATAAAAAATTAAATACTTCTCCATTATTTACTATAGCTGGTATATTTTTTGGATTTATATCTGGTATATATAGACTTTATCAACTTTCTAAAATTATAGAAAGAAATAAAAAATAG